Genomic segment of Saprospira sp. CCB-QB6:
TTAAAATCCTCAGCTACAATCAATATTTTTTATGAGCCGATGGTTAAAACCATCGGCTCATTTTTTTGGATGTAGAATGGCTTTCTTTTTTGCTGTGGGTTTTAACCCACTGGTCCAAAAAAAACAACAGCAAAACTGCCGAAGAAAAAAGCCCAAAGAAAAAAAATGGATGAGCGGCTGAGGGATGGACAGCAGTGGCCGCAGGCCAGACCCAGTTTTTTTGAGCGCAGCGAAAAAAAACGCAGGGCCGAGCAGACCTGCGAGCTGCGAAACAGCCCGACCTGAACGAAGTGAAGGGCAGCCCCAAAAAAAACTTCTCAAAAACAAAGTCTTTTAATGCAAGCACAGTTTTTCTGCACAACTGAAAGTCCGTAACTTGGAGCATTCTATTTTATTTAGCCAAGTTTTGCATGAAGATCCGAAAACTCTATATCCAAAATATAAACTCTTTACAAGCCGAAACGCCTATCTGCATTGATTTTGAGGCGGCCCCCTTAAAAGAGCACAGTCTTTTTTTAATTGCTGGGCCAACAGGTTCGGGAAAAACAACTTTGCTAGATGCCATGACTTTGGCGCTTTATGGAAAAGCGGCGCGTTTTAGTGGCAGTCAGGGCAGCGACCACGGAAAAGAGAGCAATATGATTTCTAAAGGGCAAAAAAATGCTTTGGCCGCTTTAGAGTTTGAGGTGAAGGGCGGAATTTATCGAGCAGAATGGAGCATTCGCATCAATCGAAATGGAAATCTGGATCAGGCCAAACAACAATTGGTGCAAATTATTTCGGAAAAAGAACAGCCGATTTTAGCCAGCAAAAAAAGAGCTTTCTATAAAAAAATAGAGGAACTTTTGGATGGGCTCAGTTTTGATGGCTTTTGTCGCTCTGTGCTTTTGGCCCAGGGTGATTTTATTGCTTTTTTGCGCGATAAGGAAAATCGCTCAGATATTTTGGCGCGCATTACTTCGGCAGAGCAGTATAGCGAAATTTCTAAAGCGGCTTTTAGAAAAGCAAAAGAAGAAAAAGAAAAGCTGGAAGATTTAGAAAAGCAATTGCAGGCCGTAGATTTATTATCGGCGGAGCAATTGTCTGCTTTGCAAGCTTCTTTGGCCCAACGACAGGCAGAAGCAGAGCAGCGACAGCAAAAAATCAATCAAATAGAGGCGGAGCTCAAACTAGCCGAGCAAAAAGAGCAGGGCCAAAAAAGTTTGCTCGAATTGGCTGGGCAAAAAGAAAATTGGGCAAAAAATTGGGCAGCCCAAACCGCCGATCATTTTTTGTTGGCCCAACATCAGCAAGCAGAAAAAGCTGGGGGAGAATTGAAGCGATTGACGCAATTGAGCGTGGAATTAAGCAAGCTAAAAGAACAAAAGGCTGCGGACGAAAGAAAATTAGCGAGCCAAGAAAAAGAATTAGCGGCTGCCGAAGAGGAATTAAAAGAATTGACCAAAAAATTAGCCGTTCAAGAAGCGCAACAAGATGATTTGCAAGCGCAATGGCAGGCTTGTGAGCGTTTGGACCAAGAAATAGAGTTTGCCCAAAAAAAATTGGCGGAAACCGATAGCGGACTAAAAAAAGTACTGGCCAAAGAAAAAGCGGCTCAAATAGAGCAAGAAAAATTGGCCAAAGAAAAAGAAAAGGTGCAAACTGAGGTCGAAAAAAATGCAGCGGCCCAAAAAGAGCAGGCTGCATTGGCCGATAGTCCAGAAATTATAGAAAAATTGCAGGGCTTAGCGGTAGAGATTGAGCAATTGCATAGAGAAGGAAAGGCGCAACGAAAAGAAGAGGAGACGCAAACCAAAGCGTTAAAAAACTTAGGTCAGCAATTAAAAGGAGTAGAAGTGCAGCTCAAAAAAGAAGCGGAAGAAGAGGCCGCACTTTCAGCAGCTTTGGAAAAAGAGCAATTGGATTTGGACCAATTGGCTTCGCAACTCCTTGTTTTGGAAACGGCTTTGGAAAAAGGGAAAGCAATTGAAGGGCCTTGGCAAAAACATATTGATTTGCGCAAGGGAATTCAGCAAGCGGAGGAAAATTTAGCCAAAACTTTGGCTGAGCGAACAAAAAATGAAGAAGAATTGCTCCCTTTACAAGAGACGGAAGGTCGAAACAAAGAACGTTTGAGGGATTTAGAAAAACATATTGCCTCCCAAGAGCGCCTTTGTGAATTGCTCAAGCAACAAATGGGGGCCGCTCAATATCGCCAATATTTGGAAGAGGGAAAAGCTTGTACAGTTTGTGGATCTACTGAACATCCGCATGCGCATGAAGCTTTTGATCAGGAAGGCAAGCAAAAAGAATTGCAGGAAGAACAGCAACGTTTAGCGGAACTCAAGAGCAAACAACAGGAAATTCAATCGGCCCAGCAGAAATTACAGCAAAAAAGCTCCGTTTTGGTGGATCGCTTGAAGCGTTTGGAGGGCGAAAAAGAAAATTGGAGTGAATCTGTAGAGCAATTATGGGTAGAGCTGGATGCTCTAGCTCGTTTAAGTTGGGCCGAAAAAGAGTTGAAAACTTTAAGCTTGGTGGAATTGCAAGAGCTTTATCAACTTTTTGGCGAGGAGCAGGCGCAAAAAGCTAAGCAACTCAAACTATTAGTAGATATTCAGCATAAGTGGGCGGTGTTGGCTGAAAAAAAGAAGGCGACAACAACTAGTTATGCAGAAAAGCAGGCGCAAAAAGAGGAGTTAGAAAAACAGTTGCAAGAAATTCAGCTTGAATTGGTGGCCAAATTAGAAATGGATCAAAATCTTTTGGGGCAGGCGCAGTTTGTCTTAGCACCATTGGGAAGAGAATTGGCCAATTCTAAGCAACTAGCGCAAGAAATTCTTACGCTCAAAGCGGACTATAAAAATTATCAGCAATTGTTGGAGCAGGCGCAGGCACTTCAGCAAGCTTTGGCCATCAGTCAATTGAATTGGGAAAAAGCGAGCAAAGATTTGCAGCTTTGTCAAAAAGAATTGGCGGAGCAAAAAGAAAAACAATTGGCTGATCGTGAAGCTTTATCGGTTTTAGAAAAGCGGCGAAAAGAGCAATTTGACGATTTGCTTGTGGAGCAAGCGCGCAAAACTTTTTTGGAAAATCTGGCCCAATTGCGCAAAGCAGAGAAGAAAGGGCAAGAAGATTTGGCTCGTTTGCAAAGCGAAAGAGAGTCCTTGAAAGGAAGTTTACGGCAGTTGGCGCAGCAACTAGCGGATTATTTAGAGGAAGATAAAACTTTGCGGATAAGATTGCAGCAGTTGGCGGAGGAATTAGGTTTTGAGAGCCTTGAAAAATTATCCTTGGCTTTATTGCCTGCAGCCAAAGCGCAAAGCATAGTAGAGGCCAAAGAAAAAATGGTCCAAGAAAAATTGCGTTTAGATGATCGGGAGGGGCAATTGCAGGCGCAGGCAAAAAACATAGCAGAAAACTGGCCCAATTTGGCGCCCTTAGCGGACTATTTGGCCCAAAAAGAGGCCTTGCAAAAAATAAGTAAGGAAGAACAGGCTGAAATAGGAAGAGAGCTAGAGCGTTTGGATCGCCAAAAAGAGCAGGAGAAAAAAGCCAAGCGCATACAATTGGCCCATAAAAAACAGGAAAAAGAAACTGAGCGTTGGATTTTACTCAAAAATGAAATTGGTAGTGCCGATGGCAAAAAGTTTAGAGATATTGCTAATGCGATATCTTTAGAGCGCTTACTTTATTATGCCAACAAACATTTGCAGAGTTTTGCGCAGAATCGCTATGAATTGGAAAAAGAAAGTTATGATAGTTTAGACATTAACGTGATTGATGCCTTTCAGGCGGGGGCCAAGCGGCCGCTTTCGACACTTTCTGGTGGAGAAACTTTTTTGTGTAGTTTGGCGCTCGCCTTGGCCCTTTCTAATTTATCGGCCAAGCAACAAATGCAATCTTTATTTATAGATGAAGGTTTTGCGACCTTAGATCAAGAAACACTGGGCTTTGCGTTGCAGTTATTGGAGCGTTTGGAGCATGAAGGCAAGCGCATTGGGTTGATTTCTCATTTGGAATTGCTCAAGGAAAGAATTCCCTGCCAAATTCAATTGCAGAAAAAAGGAGAAGGCCGCAGCGAATTGCAAATTGTTTAAGAACTTATTTTACCTTTGCGCTTTAAGCAGCAGAAGGCGAGCGAAGCGAGCCTTGGCCTAGCGATGTGTAGGGGTGGCCGAAGGCCAGACCAAAGTTTTTGAGCGAAGCGAAAAAACTGCAGGGCCGAGCGAGCAGCGAGCCCCGAAACGCAGCGCCGCAGCTTGCTGCGGAGGCCCCAAAAAAAATCATCATCATCTTTAATATTAGAAAATGAGCAGCGAAAAAAAGAATCCCAATTATTTGGTGCAAGAATTTAGTTCTATTGACTTGATGCCTAAGAATCCGAAACAAAATGCAAAAAAATTGCAGGTAAAAACGCGGATGCAGCGAGCGGAACAACAAATTGAATTTGTGAGCGAAGAAGTGCTTTATGATGAAGAAGGTCGCAGCAAAGTAGTGCGCCATTTTGGTCCAGATAATGAATTGATGGAAGAATATCAGCATGATTATCCTGCGGCCAACCAACATGAGGTGCTTAATGTGCAGGATGGTGAAGAGGCTGGCCATTGGTTGATTACTTATAATGAAGCGGGCCAAATTGTACAGTCTGTTTTTTCTGATTTGCAAGAAGGCGGCAAAGATACCGACAGCTATTTTTATAATGAGGTGGGCCAATTGGTTAAAGTGGTGCAAGAAGTTTTTCCTTCTGATGAGCCGACTAGCTATGTGCTTTTGGATTGGGAAGGCGAGCGTTTGCTTAAAATTACTGAGCTTTTTGGTGACGAACTCGAAGGCGAACACCGTTTTGAGTATGCTGAAGGCAGCAACTTGCCCAAAAAAGTAGCGCATTATGTAATGTTGGAAGAAGAAGGGGAGGCGCCCGACCTACAAATGGCAGATTTGCAGCAGCCCAAGTACAACGAAAAAGGCCAACTCATTTATAATGAAGTAGAATATTTGTTGACCGATAGCAAAATCGAGTTGACACAGGAATATAATGAGGAAGAGGTAGCCGTTCGTTTTACGCAGAAAGAATATGTAGAAGGCGAGCTATTTTCTGATTTGGAAAGAGTAGAAGATGGAAAAGACCGAGTGGTTTCTGAAGTCACTAAAATTCCAGCAGAAGAAGTTACGATAGAACAAATTTACGACTACATTTAAGTCAAGTTTTTCTAGTCGCCAAAAAAAAGCCAACTCTCAAAAGGAGTTGGCTTTTTTGTTTTATTTTTCTAGAGCACAAAAAAAGATAGATCATGCAAAAACTAAGTTTATTACTCTTGTTCCTGGGCTTGTCGGGTTCAATTTGGGCGCAAGCAGAGGCAATTTTGGAAGCCGAAATTCAGCGGAGGCAAAAAGAAAAAATCAATCCGGCCATTTCCTTGGGGTTATTGTATCCAGAAGGGCCGCCTGCGTATCGAAATTTTGGGGGCGATCAGCTCAGTGAAAAAAGTTTGTATGAAATTGGCTCATTGACCAAAACCTTCACGGCAGAATTGGCCCTGCATTTATTGGGCGAAAATCTTCGGCAGCCTTTGTCTAAGCTACTTCCAGCGGTTGACAATCCCTATTTGGAAGAAATTCGGCCTTTGGATTTATTGCAGCATCGGGCGGGTTTGCCTCGATTGGCGCATGATTTTTCGCCAGCCAATTGGGCCAATCCCTATCAAGATTATAGCGAAGAAAAAATGTGGCGAGAATTGGCCGTTTGGGAGCCTTTTGAGCTGGGCCAATGGGCTTATTCCAATTGGGGCTATGCTATTTTGGGCCAAATTATCGAGCAGCAAAGCGGGCAAACTTATGAAGCACTCTTGCAATCGGCCTTCAAAAAAGCCAAGATGAAAAATACACATTTTACGCCTACAGATGCGGCCGTAGCGCCTCGAAATTTGGGGGTGCCGAGTGGAAATTGGGAATTTTCTGGCCCTAGTCGTTACGCGGGTGGACTTTGGAGCTCGACAGAAGATTTAACTGCTTTTTTGAACTACCAAATTAAACACAACATCCTTTTTCAGCCCGGTTGGGTAGAGGATGCTATTCCCACGGGCATTGATGATTTGGGCCAAGGAAAACTTTATTACAAAGGCGGTTGGTTCATTTATCGTCCAGATAAAGAGACGGAAATCCTCATGCATACGGGCCTTACGGGCAGTTATTCTAGCATCATGGCCTATAATAAAACCAATGGCAAGGGCGTGGTGCTTTTGAGCAATTCTTTGCAATTGGCCGATGATATTGCCTTGGCTTACATTTATCCAAAAATGGAATTGGAGGAGCCGCAGCGAAATTTAGCTTATGATTTGGCCGAAAAAATCGAAGCGGGAGATCTTAAAAACCTAGAAAAATGGTATTGGAAAAATAAAAAAGACGAGAGTCAAGAGGATTTACTCGATATCTATTGGTTGGAGCGCTATCATTTTGGCCAAAAAAATTATGCGGCCAGTTTGCCGCTCAGCAACATTATGCTCGAAGTTTTACCCTTAGATTGGGAGGCCTGGTCTATCCAAGCCGAAAATTTAGCTGCGCAAGGAAATTGTAAGGCCGCCAAAAAAGCCTATAAAAAAGCGATCGATTTGGCACCCGAACGTCAGGCTAGTCTAGAAGAAAAAATAAAAGCTTGTAAAGATTAAGGACATTTTTAGGGGCCTCCGCTGCGGCTTCGCCTTGCGGCGCTACGTTTCGGGGCTCGCTCATCGCTCGGCCCTGCGCGGGCTGCGCCCGCTTGGTCTGGCCTTCGGCCACCCCTGCACATCGCTAGGCCGACGGGCCTTCGGCCCTTTAGTCGCCAGCGCTAATCCATTTCAAAATAATCTTGTACTGCTTTGCGGTAGCTTTTAGAAACGGGAATTGTTTGTGGCAATTGCGGCAAAAAGAGTAAAATATGTCGCGCATTACTTTCTGTGCTGGTCACTCGAGCCAAATTGGCCCAATAAAAACGGTGCACTCTATGCAAAATAGTTTGTTGGGCCAGGGCTTCTTGGGTTTCTTTTAGCCGCATTTGCACCTTAATATAAGCGAGTTGTCCCGCTTCGGCCCAATAAATTTCCAATTCTCCCTTTTGGCTGTAAAGCGCCAAAATATCTTCTAAAAAAATGCCCTTGGCCGCCCCTTGATGGAAGACTAATAATTTTGCGCCTTCTCGTTTTTCTGCAGCGGGCAAGCCCAAAGGCGTTTGGGCAGCTTGCAAGCGGAGGAGCTCTGGGCCAGGGCCTAGGGCCAAGCTGCCCTGCTCTTCAATCTTTTGCTCAATTTGTTTGGACCAGGCCATATTTAAGGCCGCATATTTCTGATTGCGCCAAACCACCATCAAACTAATAGGAGGGAGGCCCCAAGCCAATTGTAAAAACTGTTGCCAAAAAAAGCCCGACCATTGAAATTGCATCCAGCCCAAATAAACCAGCATCAAAGAGTTGACTACGCCCACTACAAAAAACACCCAACTGCTAAACAGCAAATCTCGGCCAATCGTCCAACGGTCTGGATTAAACCAACTACCAAACAAAAAAGGCAAAATGCTCAATTGGCCACTAAAGACCAAAATGGCCGTAAGTCCACAAATAACAGCATCCGCCCATTCCCGATAAGCCGAAACCGGACTATCGGGCATTTGGCTATGTACCACAATGGTGACCAACAGCCCCAAAAAGAGGCTGAACCCAAGTTGATAAGAAAGCGATTCGCGCAAAGCCGAAGGCTGCCGAAATAAGGGAAGCATAAAAAAAGTACTTAATGGGCCATAAAATGGAGTTGGATGCGGTACTGGGCCGAGTCAAAAGCAACTACTTTTTGGTCCTTATGTAATTGGTATCCCTTTTTGGGCCAATAGACCAATTCACTTTGGCCGCTATAAACAGTATTGTTTTGACGAAGCTTTAGCTGCAATTCTTGCAGTTCTTTTTGGGGACCATATTGGAGGACCAAGCGCTGTAAATTACGTTTTTCTACCAAACTTTGATAGCTAATCTGGTAGCCATTTGCCAAAGTAACACTATCTCGCTGATAATCTTCTCTCACGGCAGGCTCATGCAGTTGCTCTCGCCCAAAAATGGCCAATTCTTTTTCCCAATCTAGTGTTTTTCCCTCTATAGTATCTTTTTCGCCCTTGGCCCAAATGAACTTTTGATAAGTTGGCGCTTCTTCTGTCAAGCGTTGGGCTTCTGCCTTAAAATAAGCGGGCAAATTAAAATATTCAGGTCCTTTTTGGACCTCTGCTTTTTCTGTTTGACAAGCAGTTAGGCCCAAGGCCAAGAAAAGGGATAAGGCTAAATTCTTCATTATTCTGATCATCTAATTAGGAGGGCGTTTAAGCGCCCTATACTTTAAGAGTTTTTTAAGTTTGACTTTTATAAGTATTGATTTGAAAAGCATTGTTTGCTGCCCCAAGGCCAAGCTATCTTTGTGATATCACCAAATGCAAAGGTAGTCTAATGAAGAACAAAACTATTTTCGATCGGATTAAAAGCGGAGAAATAATTCCACATGCGGATGCAAATTATGCAGAGGTCGGTCGTGTTTGCGAAAAGAAACGCCCACTTATTCGCGCAATGAATCGAGCAGACAAAGATGCGGAAATCCAAGAGATCTGGGAAAAAATCACGGGCCAAAAAATGGCCGAGAATAGCTGCGTTTTTACCCCCTTTCATACTAACTACGGCGGAAACATTCGGTTAGGCGAAGGGGTTTTTATCAATCATAATTGTTCCTTTCTAGATTTAGGCGGAATCCGCATTGATAATGGGGTGATGATTGGACCAAATGTTTGTCTTACTTCAGAAGGGCACCCTGTTGCCCCCAGTCAAAGACAAAGTATGAAGGCGGCTCCCATTCATATTAAAGAACATGCTTGGATTGGCGCCAATGCCTGCATTTTAGCCGGAGTAACAGTGGGGCGACATGCTATTGTTGCCGCAGGCGCAGTAGTGACCAAAGATGTTCCCGATTATGTGGTGGTAGGCGGTTGCCCCGCCAAAGTCATTAAATCAATTCCCAAAGTCTAATTTATGCAATTTCAATTAGTCAATGAGCGCTTTACGCTCCATGGACGATTATTTGACAACTCCTGGACTAAAGCATTAAGCCAACAACTTCCGCTAAAACAATTATTGGTAGAAGATTATGCTGGCTGCGAGAAAATCATGCGCCTACCCAAAAAATTAGCCGTATCTAAATCGGCAGCAGGGCATGCCGCCAGAGCAGGAGAACTCTGTTATTATTCTCCCTGGGGCAATCTTTGCCTCTTTTATAAAGATTTCCGCTATGCAGATGGACTAGTGCTTTTGGGCCAAGTTCATGAACCTGTCCAAAATTGGTCGAGCATAGATGATATTAACTTGAATTTTCAACTTCTACACTAATGAGATACTCAATTATTTTTTTTCAACTTCTGATTCTTGCTAGCTTTTTTACAGCCTGTCAAGAACCAACTATAAAACAAGAGGAAAGCATGGAAAACAATGCAAAAAAAGTCGAAGCGATTTTCCCTCAGGGCCAAAAAGGACCCGCTGAAGTGTTTACTGGAAATGCTTACAACTATGGCCTAGTTGCCCCCGATGATGTATTCACTACTGCAGTCGGAAATGTTTACTTTGAGCCCGGTGCTCGTAGCAACTGGCATAGCCACCCTGCTGGACAAATTTTGATCATTACCGATGGCGTTGGCTACCACCAAGTAGAAGGCGGCGAAATCGAAATCATCAAAAAGGGAGATGTTGTAAAATGTCCACCCAATGTGAAACACTGGCATGGCGCTAGCGCACACACTGGTTTGCAACAACTCTATATTGTTCCTAATGTAGAAAAAGGAATCGTAGACTGGATGGAGGCCGTAAATGAAGAACAGTACGGCCAAGCAGAAAAATAATCTATAGAAAATGCCCAATTTCTATTGGCCCAAAACAAAAAAGGACTAGCAATTCATGCTAGTCCTTTTCATTTTTTAAGTCGTCTTGTCCTGATCTTAGGCTGAAAAAGAAGTGCCACAACCACAGGTCTCTTCCGCATTAGGGTTGTTAAAGGTAAATCCTCGGTTATTGAGGCCATCCTGAAAATCAATCTCAATGCCTAGCAAATAAATTGCATGGGCCCGATCCATAAACACTTTTATACCATTGATGACGAACTCATCATCATCGGCCCCCTTTTCATCAAAGCCCAAAATGTACGAGAAACCAGCACAACCGCCACCCTTTACGCCTACGCGCAAACCATGACCATCTGCAATGTTCTCCGTTTCTTTAATTCTGAGGAGCTGCTTTACGGCCCCATCCGTTAATACGATTGGATTTTCCATCTGAGGGGTATTTTTTTCTGTAGACATATATTCAAGTTTGTAGCTAGCAAAGCTAAGGATTATTTTTGAAACTCCCTGCCTTATTTAGATGCTATCTTAACAGCTCTTCCCTAAAAAGAGTTTAGCCCAGAATTAGTTTTCTTTTTTACTGCTATCTGCAGAAATTTGCGCCTTATCTAAGGCCTCGGCTGGCGAGTTTTTATCTTTTTTAGCTTTGCCACTAAAGGCTAATTCATGTGCTAAGAGCGCCTCTACGACCTTTTCATAAAGCGATTCTAAGGCCGCTGGATCGCTCATATAGGCCTGCATGCTCTGCTGAAATTTCTCTGGCGCCATCTGGTGTATCTGGAAAACCGTGGCATATTGCTCCGCCGCTAAACTATCTCGACTCAAAACACTCAAACTATTATAATCCGCAATTTTAGCTTCTGCCAAATGGATATCTACCAAAAAGGGAATCATCTCCTCTTCCGATAATAATGGCGTTTCGGTCTCCAATGGTCGATAACAACTCAACAACAAGAAAAAACAACTACAATAAATAAGGACTCTCCTCATGATTTTCTTTTTTATGTTTTGGGGGCCGCGGCCGGCTAGCCGGCCGCCGCTATGCTGCGGGGCTCACAGGTCTGTTCGGCCCTTCAGCCGCCTTTGGCGGCTTCGGTCTGCGGCTGCGCCGCACCCACTCCGCAGCGCTGGCCCAAACTGGCCCTTGGCAAATAACATAAAAAAAACGCAGGCAGACAAGCTTTCTTTTGCTTTATGAAAAAGGCAATGCCAGTTGGTCCAAGAAGGCGGCGAACCGCCGCCGAGGAGCGCAGCGACGACTGGCTGAGGGGCTGGAGCAGGGCCGCCAAAGGCGGCAGACCAAAGCCCGTAGGGCTGCAGGGCCGAGCGAGCAGCGAGCCAGCGCATAGCCCGACCCAGCCGCAGGCTGGGGCAGCCCCAAAAAAAAATAGCCACAAAGCTCCTCCTTTGAGTCCTAATTTTTACCTTTAAAAAAAACTCAGTGTATGAAAAAATGGATAAAGTATTCTCTGATTGGATTGCTTAGCTTTCTAGTCATCTTTGTGGTCGCAGCCATTACGCTGCCCATGATCTTTAAAGAAGATATCGAAAAATTAGTCAAGGAGGCAGCCAACGAACAGCTCAATGCCACCCTAGATTTTGACGAGACCGATCTCTCGCTTATCTGGACCTTTCCCAATTTTGCCTTTGATCTTAAGGGCTTGAAGTTGACGGGCCAAGAAGAATTTGATGGCCTGAAACTAGCCGATGTGAAACGCATTAGCCTGCGCCTCAACCTTTTTCAAGTGATTTCGGGCAATTATGCCGTCAACTCATTGGTTTTTGAAGAGCCCAAGTTCTATGTCAAGGTCCTCAAAAATGGAAAGGCCAATTATGACATCATGAAAACGGATAGCAGCGCTACCACAGAAGAAGAGGAAACGAGCAGCAGCGAAAGTAGCGATGTTCAGTTTGCGCTCCGCTCTTACCAAATTATTGAGGGCGAAATTACCTATGATGATGCCCCCAATGCCGCATTTTTGCAAATCAAAGGCCTAAATCATAAGGGCTCTGGCGATATGAGCCTAGAGCAATTTGATTTTTATACCAGCACCCAAATGCAGTCGCTCCAACTCAATTATGATGGCGTGAGCTACCTCAATAAAGCCGTGCTTGATGCCGACATCAATATTGGCGTAGGCATGAAGGAGGACGAAATGAGCTTTACGCTACTCGATAACCAACTTCAACTCAATGCCCTAAAATTAGGCGCAGAAGGAGCCGTACTCATGAAGGGCGATGACATTATTTTTAAAGAACTTAAGTTTTCGGCCCCCAACAATAATTTTGCTAGCTTGCTTTCTATGGTGCCCGCCGCCTATATTGAAGGCTTTGAAAGCGTAAAAACCGCTGGCGATTTTAGTCTGAGCGGAGCGGTAAATGGTACCTTCAACGAAAAGAGCTATCCCGCCTTTAATATGGCCCTACAAGCC
This window contains:
- a CDS encoding AAA family ATPase produces the protein MKIRKLYIQNINSLQAETPICIDFEAAPLKEHSLFLIAGPTGSGKTTLLDAMTLALYGKAARFSGSQGSDHGKESNMISKGQKNALAALEFEVKGGIYRAEWSIRINRNGNLDQAKQQLVQIISEKEQPILASKKRAFYKKIEELLDGLSFDGFCRSVLLAQGDFIAFLRDKENRSDILARITSAEQYSEISKAAFRKAKEEKEKLEDLEKQLQAVDLLSAEQLSALQASLAQRQAEAEQRQQKINQIEAELKLAEQKEQGQKSLLELAGQKENWAKNWAAQTADHFLLAQHQQAEKAGGELKRLTQLSVELSKLKEQKAADERKLASQEKELAAAEEELKELTKKLAVQEAQQDDLQAQWQACERLDQEIEFAQKKLAETDSGLKKVLAKEKAAQIEQEKLAKEKEKVQTEVEKNAAAQKEQAALADSPEIIEKLQGLAVEIEQLHREGKAQRKEEETQTKALKNLGQQLKGVEVQLKKEAEEEAALSAALEKEQLDLDQLASQLLVLETALEKGKAIEGPWQKHIDLRKGIQQAEENLAKTLAERTKNEEELLPLQETEGRNKERLRDLEKHIASQERLCELLKQQMGAAQYRQYLEEGKACTVCGSTEHPHAHEAFDQEGKQKELQEEQQRLAELKSKQQEIQSAQQKLQQKSSVLVDRLKRLEGEKENWSESVEQLWVELDALARLSWAEKELKTLSLVELQELYQLFGEEQAQKAKQLKLLVDIQHKWAVLAEKKKATTTSYAEKQAQKEELEKQLQEIQLELVAKLEMDQNLLGQAQFVLAPLGRELANSKQLAQEILTLKADYKNYQQLLEQAQALQQALAISQLNWEKASKDLQLCQKELAEQKEKQLADREALSVLEKRRKEQFDDLLVEQARKTFLENLAQLRKAEKKGQEDLARLQSERESLKGSLRQLAQQLADYLEEDKTLRIRLQQLAEELGFESLEKLSLALLPAAKAQSIVEAKEKMVQEKLRLDDREGQLQAQAKNIAENWPNLAPLADYLAQKEALQKISKEEQAEIGRELERLDRQKEQEKKAKRIQLAHKKQEKETERWILLKNEIGSADGKKFRDIANAISLERLLYYANKHLQSFAQNRYELEKESYDSLDINVIDAFQAGAKRPLSTLSGGETFLCSLALALALSNLSAKQQMQSLFIDEGFATLDQETLGFALQLLERLEHEGKRIGLISHLELLKERIPCQIQLQKKGEGRSELQIV
- a CDS encoding serine hydrolase domain-containing protein, yielding MQKLSLLLLFLGLSGSIWAQAEAILEAEIQRRQKEKINPAISLGLLYPEGPPAYRNFGGDQLSEKSLYEIGSLTKTFTAELALHLLGENLRQPLSKLLPAVDNPYLEEIRPLDLLQHRAGLPRLAHDFSPANWANPYQDYSEEKMWRELAVWEPFELGQWAYSNWGYAILGQIIEQQSGQTYEALLQSAFKKAKMKNTHFTPTDAAVAPRNLGVPSGNWEFSGPSRYAGGLWSSTEDLTAFLNYQIKHNILFQPGWVEDAIPTGIDDLGQGKLYYKGGWFIYRPDKETEILMHTGLTGSYSSIMAYNKTNGKGVVLLSNSLQLADDIALAYIYPKMELEEPQRNLAYDLAEKIEAGDLKNLEKWYWKNKKDESQEDLLDIYWLERYHFGQKNYAASLPLSNIMLEVLPLDWEAWSIQAENLAAQGNCKAAKKAYKKAIDLAPERQASLEEKIKACKD
- a CDS encoding LytTR family DNA-binding domain-containing protein; translation: MLPLFRQPSALRESLSYQLGFSLFLGLLVTIVVHSQMPDSPVSAYREWADAVICGLTAILVFSGQLSILPFLFGSWFNPDRWTIGRDLLFSSWVFFVVGVVNSLMLVYLGWMQFQWSGFFWQQFLQLAWGLPPISLMVVWRNQKYAALNMAWSKQIEQKIEEQGSLALGPGPELLRLQAAQTPLGLPAAEKREGAKLLVFHQGAAKGIFLEDILALYSQKGELEIYWAEAGQLAYIKVQMRLKETQEALAQQTILHRVHRFYWANLARVTSTESNARHILLFLPQLPQTIPVSKSYRKAVQDYFEMD
- a CDS encoding sugar O-acetyltransferase, with amino-acid sequence MKNKTIFDRIKSGEIIPHADANYAEVGRVCEKKRPLIRAMNRADKDAEIQEIWEKITGQKMAENSCVFTPFHTNYGGNIRLGEGVFINHNCSFLDLGGIRIDNGVMIGPNVCLTSEGHPVAPSQRQSMKAAPIHIKEHAWIGANACILAGVTVGRHAIVAAGAVVTKDVPDYVVVGGCPAKVIKSIPKV
- a CDS encoding cyclophilin-like fold protein; translation: MQFQLVNERFTLHGRLFDNSWTKALSQQLPLKQLLVEDYAGCEKIMRLPKKLAVSKSAAGHAARAGELCYYSPWGNLCLFYKDFRYADGLVLLGQVHEPVQNWSSIDDINLNFQLLH
- a CDS encoding cupin domain-containing protein, with the translated sequence MENNAKKVEAIFPQGQKGPAEVFTGNAYNYGLVAPDDVFTTAVGNVYFEPGARSNWHSHPAGQILIITDGVGYHQVEGGEIEIIKKGDVVKCPPNVKHWHGASAHTGLQQLYIVPNVEKGIVDWMEAVNEEQYGQAEK
- a CDS encoding HesB/IscA family protein, whose protein sequence is MSTEKNTPQMENPIVLTDGAVKQLLRIKETENIADGHGLRVGVKGGGCAGFSYILGFDEKGADDDEFVINGIKVFMDRAHAIYLLGIEIDFQDGLNNRGFTFNNPNAEETCGCGTSFSA
- a CDS encoding DUF4296 domain-containing protein; the encoded protein is MRRVLIYCSCFFLLLSCYRPLETETPLLSEEEMIPFLVDIHLAEAKIADYNSLSVLSRDSLAAEQYATVFQIHQMAPEKFQQSMQAYMSDPAALESLYEKVVEALLAHELAFSGKAKKDKNSPAEALDKAQISADSSKKEN